A region of the Nitrospinota bacterium genome:
TGGCGGGCCATAAAGCCTGCGGCGAATGCGGCCGCGGCCGTCACGAGGATATAAACTGCAATTTCCATATATCCCGTCTCTCCTGTTAATAGGTAAATCAATACCGCCCGCGGGCTAAAAAAAGCCGGACGGACGAAGTTCTTCTACGGCAGGGCCGTCCTGAAGGTTGGCGGGGGATTATTAAGGCAGGGTGTGCCTAATTAACGCCTGTGAAACCGGGTGTCATACCCGATGCCAGGCGAAAGGCAGCGCGCAATCCGGGCGGGAAAAGGGACGAAACCGCGCCCCACGAGAACACCCGGAAAGAATGATAAGTCACCACCCCGTCCGTCCGCCTCAAAGGCGAACCAGGAAGGATGGCTGATTTGCGCGCTGAAGAAGGAAGGGGCGTGGACAAAGATAGGAGCGGCGCGCCGGTAAAAACCACGACGGCGGCCAAACAGAAAAATAGAATGTCCATCAACCCGGTCCCATTACCCTGCGATATATATACCCCGGCTTAACCCACAAGCCGACTCTGACCATAAACGAAAGAGGAACACCCCCGCACTACGCCGTTTGGCTGTACTTTTGAACCTGGTTTACCAGGTGGGCGCCTTCGAATCCACTTTCAGGCTTTCCGGCCCTCGCCACAAGGCGCAAACCGGATCTGCGCAACTCGCGGATCAAGAAAGCTCCCGTTTTTTGAGTGTTGGCTCAAAAATTCCAACCAAGATCGAACGCGGCAGGGGAATTCCCCATATCACATCGCTCCCCGCCGATCAGGAAAGCGTCTTTTCTCAATTGTTTATATATCATACTTTATGGCTCCGTACAATAGCAAAAGAGCCGGCCCGCGCTTTTTAACGGCGCGAACCGGCTCACATCATTCGCCTCCCGGGGAGAGAGGCTATAACTTGGATCTAGCCGTTCAAAGTGGTGGTTCTTGGAGACCGCCGTAAAGCGGCCTCAAGTTGGTGGTGGTGGTCAGTACAGTGGTGGTCTTGGTCCGGCTAAAAATCCAAGCAGATGCCAAACAAAAGTCCCTGGAAATGAAATATCTGCCCGCAACTTTCCCATCGCGGCCAGTTTTAAAGCGCCTATTGTCCACGCTTAAAGCCCTTTCATCACCAAAGATCAACTCTGCCGCAGGATTACTCCCGCAACGAATGACTTATTTAATACCGATGTCCAACTGCTTTTCTTCGTACCGCTTAAGAAGCTGCTCTATCGCCTCCCGGAAGAGGACAGCCTTGGTGACCTGAAGTTCCTTGGCCACCTGGTTGAGCTGGTCTATCTGCCGCTGATACAAATGAGTAGTCACCGGCACTTTCTTTTCGTGATCCGTAGCCTTGCTGGTCATTATTGCTATGTTAAATAGAGATAAATATAATCATTCCATTCAATTTATAAATATTTTG
Encoded here:
- a CDS encoding ribbon-helix-helix domain-containing protein, with protein sequence MTSKATDHEKKVPVTTHLYQRQIDQLNQVAKELQVTKAVLFREAIEQLLKRYEEKQLDIGIK